Proteins from one Desulfonema limicola genomic window:
- the era gene encoding GTPase Era: MNNTEKNLKKFKSGFVLFAGAPNVGKSTLLNKILGEKISITSKKAQTTRNKILGVVHRPFAQFVFLDTPGVHKAKETLNVRMVELAVSSIGDSDLIIFIIDLKNPEPESEQIILEKLKAQTKPVILAMNKTDMVKNHEILGAIDKWKNLYSFQSIVPVSAKHGDQIDILLNEMEQLLPFGPPYFPGDAITDMPEKFIAAEMIREKIFRLTGQEIPYSTAVTIDSFSESAKLIKIHATVHVERDSQKGIIIGKDGAKLRQIGEASRKDIEKLVGTKVFLKLFIRVQKNWSKDTKALRKFGY; this comes from the coding sequence ATGAATAATACAGAAAAGAATTTAAAAAAATTTAAATCCGGATTTGTGCTGTTTGCCGGGGCACCTAATGTTGGAAAATCAACCCTGCTCAACAAAATACTTGGGGAAAAAATATCCATTACTTCAAAAAAAGCCCAGACTACAAGAAATAAAATACTGGGAGTGGTTCACCGGCCCTTTGCTCAATTTGTTTTCCTTGACACACCAGGTGTTCATAAAGCAAAAGAAACTTTAAATGTCCGCATGGTGGAACTGGCGGTTTCATCTATTGGCGATTCAGATCTGATTATATTTATTATTGATTTAAAAAATCCTGAACCTGAGTCTGAGCAGATTATACTGGAAAAATTAAAGGCCCAGACAAAACCTGTTATTCTTGCCATGAACAAGACAGATATGGTAAAAAATCATGAAATACTTGGTGCTATTGATAAATGGAAAAATCTTTATTCATTCCAATCAATAGTTCCTGTTTCAGCAAAACACGGAGATCAGATTGACATTCTCCTGAATGAAATGGAACAGCTCCTGCCATTTGGGCCTCCTTATTTTCCAGGAGATGCTATTACAGACATGCCTGAAAAATTTATTGCCGCTGAAATGATACGCGAAAAGATTTTCAGGCTCACAGGACAGGAAATTCCTTATTCAACCGCTGTAACAATAGATTCTTTTTCTGAATCTGCTAAATTAATTAAGATCCATGCAACGGTTCATGTGGAGCGGGACTCTCAAAAAGGCATTATTATTGGCAAAGATGGTGCAAAGCTCAGACAGATAGGTGAAGCATCAAGAAAAGATATTGAAAAACTGGTTGGAACCAAGGTTTTTTTGAAATTATTTATAAGGGTTCAAAAAAACTGGAGTAAAGATACAAAAGCACTCAGGAAATTTGGTTATTAA
- a CDS encoding ATP-grasp domain-containing protein, with amino-acid sequence MIVSFHPCFSGDKNILCAGREPDIDDMSVIRSASAVILPQGCKQSLYNMAKNNCPLVFPNYDAKFEYPDKIGQIMLFRKTGMPHPKTETYPVLEYYHKKYGQLITKPSVGFPFVFKFNWGGEGDNVFLIRSLGEFRNALQKAAEFEKTGQKGFLIQEYIPAQGRSLRVVIIANRIYTYWRVQKESDCFYSNIVKGGVIDKESSPELQEMGALSVKRFCKITGINLAGFDFLFSSRDNSVPLFLEINYFFGRRGLGGSNAYYKILKHEIEKWIISGLHKNGTICI; translated from the coding sequence ATGATTGTTTCTTTTCATCCCTGTTTTTCAGGGGACAAAAATATTCTTTGTGCAGGACGTGAACCTGATATTGATGATATGTCAGTCATAAGATCTGCCAGTGCAGTTATCCTTCCTCAGGGCTGTAAGCAGTCTCTTTACAATATGGCAAAAAATAATTGTCCTCTTGTTTTTCCAAATTATGATGCAAAATTTGAATATCCTGATAAAATCGGACAGATAATGCTTTTCAGAAAAACAGGGATGCCGCACCCGAAAACAGAAACATATCCTGTTCTTGAATATTATCATAAAAAATATGGACAGCTTATTACTAAACCATCTGTGGGTTTTCCCTTTGTTTTTAAATTCAACTGGGGTGGAGAAGGAGATAATGTTTTCCTGATTCGTTCACTTGGGGAATTTCGGAATGCACTTCAAAAAGCTGCTGAATTTGAAAAAACAGGCCAAAAAGGTTTTTTAATACAAGAATACATTCCTGCTCAAGGCAGATCATTACGTGTTGTAATTATTGCTAACAGAATCTATACTTACTGGAGAGTCCAAAAAGAATCGGATTGTTTTTATTCAAATATTGTTAAAGGGGGGGTAATTGATAAGGAATCTTCTCCTGAACTTCAGGAAATGGGTGCCCTGTCAGTAAAAAGATTTTGTAAAATTACAGGCATAAATCTGGCTGGATTTGATTTTTTATTTTCCTCCAGAGACAATTCGGTTCCCCTGTTTCTTGAAATAAATTATTTTTTTGGCAGACGGGGGCTGGGAGGGTCGAATGCCTATTATAAAATATTAAAACATGAAATAGAAAAATGGATAATTTCTGGTCTGCATAAAAATGGAACCATTTGCATATAA
- a CDS encoding HNH endonuclease: MEPFAYNLDEADIKRERQKARELRTSQWWKRRCAKAVCYYCKKNIHPRDLTMDHIVPVSRGGKTSKGNVVQCCKECNNNKKQLLPIEWEKYLARIDLQA; encoded by the coding sequence ATGGAACCATTTGCATATAATCTGGATGAAGCAGATATTAAAAGAGAACGGCAAAAAGCAAGAGAGCTTAGAACAAGTCAATGGTGGAAAAGGCGCTGCGCAAAAGCAGTTTGTTATTATTGCAAAAAAAACATTCATCCCAGGGACCTGACAATGGATCATATTGTACCTGTTTCCAGGGGCGGGAAAACCAGCAAGGGAAATGTTGTTCAATGCTGTAAAGAATGCAATAACAATAAAAAGCAGCTTTTGCCAATTGAATGGGAAAAATATTTAGCCAGGATTGATTTGCAGGCTTAA
- a CDS encoding DUF4398 domain-containing protein has product MLKLKAKQRFLSALIVVCFLIMSGCAGKGIELVAQNISNVEVMINQARQEQAETYAPLELKLAEESLEEAKEALKNKEPEIANRKAEMAKEHARVADARSRAEKAKKQTQNEEKNLNMLRDEIDRAQKVKE; this is encoded by the coding sequence ATGTTAAAGCTTAAAGCCAAACAAAGATTTTTGTCAGCATTAATTGTAGTTTGTTTTTTAATAATGTCTGGATGTGCAGGCAAAGGTATTGAGCTGGTTGCACAGAATATTTCCAATGTAGAAGTAATGATAAACCAGGCAAGGCAGGAACAGGCAGAAACATATGCTCCCCTTGAATTAAAACTGGCTGAAGAAAGTTTGGAAGAAGCCAAAGAAGCTCTTAAAAACAAGGAACCTGAAATAGCAAATCGAAAAGCTGAAATGGCAAAGGAACATGCAAGGGTTGCTGATGCAAGATCAAGGGCTGAAAAGGCTAAGAAACAGACTCAAAATGAAGAAAAAAATTTAAATATGCTGCGTGATGAAATTGACCGCGCACAAAAAGTCAAAGAATAA
- a CDS encoding OmpA family protein, which yields MTNHFNYKSLILILTAAFTLCVFMFGCSTAPPPALIKARAAYEHAVSSPGIAENAQVPMHEAKKALAKANEADDEDEMTHLASLAQKKIEYAVAVAEKNMADKKIEQLDQEKHKVLLDTRQYEIERARKDAELKAQELERKAMEAEAAQKKAQEAQMKAMKMQMEAEAAKKDAEARAMEIENLKKKLSELQATQTDRGLVLTLGDVLFASGKSELMPGAMLSIDKLVMFLKENPKRNLLIEGHTDSVGSAMSNLALSQQRAESVRMALLARGLDNSRITTRGYGENYPIADNSINAGRQKNRRVEIIILNEGISGNSMLRN from the coding sequence ATGACAAATCACTTTAATTATAAGTCTCTTATCCTGATACTTACAGCAGCTTTTACTTTATGTGTTTTTATGTTTGGCTGTTCAACTGCTCCACCCCCTGCCCTTATAAAAGCCAGGGCTGCATATGAACATGCTGTGTCAAGTCCCGGTATTGCTGAAAATGCCCAGGTACCCATGCATGAAGCTAAAAAAGCCTTAGCAAAAGCAAATGAAGCAGATGATGAAGATGAAATGACTCATCTTGCCAGTCTGGCACAGAAAAAAATTGAATATGCTGTTGCTGTTGCAGAAAAAAATATGGCTGACAAAAAAATAGAACAGCTTGATCAGGAAAAGCATAAAGTTCTTCTTGATACACGCCAGTATGAAATTGAACGTGCCAGAAAAGATGCTGAACTTAAAGCCCAGGAACTTGAAAGAAAAGCCATGGAAGCTGAGGCTGCTCAAAAAAAAGCCCAGGAAGCCCAGATGAAAGCTATGAAAATGCAGATGGAAGCTGAAGCTGCAAAAAAAGATGCTGAAGCCAGGGCAATGGAAATTGAAAACCTGAAAAAAAAATTAAGTGAACTTCAAGCAACACAGACTGACCGGGGGCTGGTACTTACTCTGGGAGATGTTCTTTTTGCCAGCGGCAAATCAGAACTTATGCCTGGTGCAATGCTAAGTATTGATAAACTGGTCATGTTTCTTAAAGAAAACCCAAAACGCAATTTGTTGATAGAAGGACATACAGACAGTGTTGGAAGTGCAATGAGTAATTTAGCCCTTTCCCAGCAAAGAGCAGAGTCTGTAAGAATGGCTCTTCTGGCAAGAGGTCTTGATAACAGCAGGATCACTACCAGGGGGTATGGGGAAAATTATCCCATAGCAGACAACAGCATAAATGCAGGACGGCAGAAGAACCGTCGTGTGGAAATTATTATATTAAATGAAGGCATTAGTGGTAATTCAATGCTCAGGAATTGA
- a CDS encoding ABC transporter ATP-binding protein, with the protein MKGLVFRNLFFHKTGPINLEIKPGECIGISGHSGAGKSLFLRAAADMDMHSGLIYLNNVESKQISAHQWRKKIGLLPAESCWWFDTVGQHFKSLNSNDLLKSLGFDPDVMEWEISRLSSGEKQRLALLRLLANQPEALLLDEPTANLDTANILQAETIIKKYQADNNLPVIWVSHDKEQIKRISSRHFFMDKYKLSEL; encoded by the coding sequence TTGAAAGGTTTGGTTTTTAGAAATTTATTTTTCCACAAAACAGGCCCCATAAACCTTGAGATAAAACCTGGTGAATGTATAGGAATATCAGGACATTCAGGAGCAGGAAAATCATTGTTTCTCAGGGCAGCTGCAGATATGGATATGCACTCGGGTTTAATTTATTTAAATAATGTTGAATCAAAGCAAATATCTGCACACCAATGGCGGAAAAAAATCGGACTGCTTCCTGCTGAAAGCTGCTGGTGGTTTGATACTGTTGGGCAGCACTTTAAATCTTTAAACAGCAATGACCTGCTTAAATCTCTTGGATTTGATCCAGATGTAATGGAATGGGAAATTTCCCGTTTATCAAGTGGAGAAAAACAGAGGCTTGCTCTGCTGCGCCTGCTTGCAAACCAGCCAGAGGCGCTTCTGCTGGATGAGCCTACTGCAAATCTTGATACTGCAAATATTTTACAGGCTGAAACCATTATAAAAAAATATCAAGCTGATAATAATTTGCCTGTCATATGGGTCAGTCATGATAAAGAACAGATTAAAAGAATTTCATCCAGGCATTTTTTTATGGATAAATACAAACTCTCAGAATTATAA
- a CDS encoding ABC transporter permease yields the protein MQIIELSPWDLSIAALLVIALSILSIPMKLGLARELIIAGIRTSLQLSLVGFVLKVLFDNVNILWLIIVSLIMLLTAGLEVMKRQKRQFIGPWSFGIGTLSMFISSFSITILALTTIIKIQPWYEPQYAVPLLGMMLGNTMSGISIGLDRLTQTAWEQRSVIEARLIYGQQWFEAIENIRKESIRSGLIPIINSMNVVGLVSLPGMMTGQILSGTDPLEAVKYQILIMFLIAGGTGFGTIAAVWFASRRLFDDRQRLRLDRIIIKK from the coding sequence ATGCAGATCATTGAATTATCTCCTTGGGATTTGTCAATTGCAGCACTGCTTGTAATAGCACTGTCCATTCTTTCCATACCTATGAAGCTTGGGCTTGCAAGGGAATTAATAATTGCTGGAATCAGGACAAGTCTGCAATTATCTCTTGTGGGTTTTGTTCTTAAAGTTCTTTTTGATAATGTAAATATATTATGGCTTATAATAGTTTCACTCATTATGCTGCTCACAGCAGGCCTGGAAGTTATGAAACGCCAGAAAAGGCAGTTTATTGGCCCCTGGAGTTTTGGAATCGGAACCCTGTCCATGTTTATTTCCTCATTTTCCATAACAATCCTGGCTTTAACCACAATCATTAAAATTCAACCCTGGTATGAGCCTCAGTACGCTGTCCCGCTTTTAGGGATGATGCTTGGCAATACCATGAGCGGTATATCCATTGGTTTAGACCGCCTGACTCAAACAGCATGGGAACAAAGGTCTGTAATTGAAGCAAGGCTGATATATGGACAGCAGTGGTTTGAAGCAATAGAAAATATAAGAAAAGAAAGTATAAGAAGCGGATTAATTCCAATTATTAACAGTATGAATGTGGTTGGACTTGTCAGCCTTCCTGGAATGATGACAGGTCAGATACTTTCAGGAACAGATCCTCTGGAAGCTGTTAAATATCAGATTTTAATAATGTTTTTAATAGCAGGAGGAACAGGATTTGGCACAATTGCAGCAGTGTGGTTTGCCTCTCGTCGTCTTTTTGATGATCGTCAGAGGCTTCGATTAGATAGAATAATCATAAAAAAATAA
- a CDS encoding DnaJ C-terminal domain-containing protein: MGATDYYKTLGVNKNASDEEIKKAYRKLAMKYHPDHTKGDKSSEEKFKDISEAYAVLSDKEKRHQYDTFGSTNFQQRYSQEDIFKGFDFSNIFNDLGFGNAFSFGGGKGSRFSFGGGTPFGSQNRSSQMKGADLVYELPLSLKEIASGASKTISFQHKGKSENLTVKIPKGMITGKKLRISGKGEPSPYGGEPGDLFIKSHVIEDPVFKIDGYDLHVTREIKLTQAILGTTISIPAIEDSDLNLKIPPGTKHKTKMRLGGMGLPMMNNKGRGDLYVTINIKMPVNISPEQKELIKKLSETGL, from the coding sequence ATGGGAGCAACTGATTACTATAAAACACTGGGAGTTAATAAAAATGCTTCTGATGAAGAGATAAAAAAAGCATATAGAAAACTTGCCATGAAATATCATCCTGACCATACAAAAGGTGATAAATCTTCGGAAGAAAAATTTAAAGATATTAGTGAAGCATATGCAGTTTTAAGTGATAAAGAAAAACGCCACCAATATGATACCTTTGGTTCTACAAATTTTCAACAGCGCTATTCCCAGGAAGATATTTTTAAAGGATTTGATTTTTCAAATATTTTTAATGATTTAGGTTTTGGCAATGCTTTTTCCTTTGGAGGCGGCAAAGGCTCTCGTTTTTCCTTTGGAGGCGGTACTCCTTTTGGTTCTCAAAACAGGTCCAGCCAGATGAAAGGTGCTGATCTGGTATATGAACTTCCCTTATCATTAAAAGAAATTGCTTCAGGAGCATCTAAAACAATCAGTTTTCAGCACAAGGGAAAATCAGAAAACCTGACTGTTAAAATTCCCAAAGGAATGATTACAGGTAAAAAATTAAGAATCTCAGGAAAAGGCGAACCCAGTCCGTATGGAGGAGAGCCGGGAGATCTTTTTATAAAATCCCATGTAATAGAAGATCCTGTTTTTAAAATAGATGGATATGATCTTCATGTTACCAGGGAAATAAAACTTACCCAGGCAATTCTGGGCACAACCATCTCAATTCCAGCGATTGAAGATTCTGATTTAAATCTAAAAATTCCACCTGGAACAAAGCATAAAACAAAAATGAGGCTGGGAGGCATGGGGCTGCCGATGATGAATAATAAAGGCAGGGGTGATCTTTATGTTACTATTAATATTAAAATGCCTGTTAATATAAGCCCTGAACAAAAAGAGTTAATAAAAAAACTATCAGAGACTGGATTATAA
- the hpt gene encoding hypoxanthine phosphoribosyltransferase: MSDLISVLNKNEIAQSVFSTAQKISSDFKNRELVMVGVLKGAFIFLSDLVRNLTIPVTIDFVSTSSYGSGTSSSGQIKLTKEIEIDINKKNVIIVEDIVDTGLTVAFLIHYLKSLGAEKVKICTLIDKQERRETDVKVDYACHVVKEGFLVGYGLDYAEKYRELSEIYHLKL, encoded by the coding sequence ATGTCCGATCTCATTTCTGTTTTAAATAAAAATGAAATAGCTCAATCAGTTTTCAGCACAGCTCAAAAAATTTCTTCTGACTTTAAAAACCGTGAACTTGTGATGGTTGGAGTATTAAAAGGAGCATTTATATTTCTTTCAGACCTTGTCCGCAATTTAACTATTCCTGTAACAATAGATTTTGTAAGCACCTCAAGCTATGGATCAGGTACTTCATCGTCCGGTCAGATAAAACTGACAAAAGAAATTGAAATTGATATAAACAAAAAAAATGTCATTATTGTTGAAGATATAGTTGATACAGGCCTGACTGTTGCTTTCTTGATACATTATTTAAAATCCCTGGGAGCTGAAAAAGTTAAAATATGTACTCTGATAGATAAACAAGAACGTCGTGAGACAGATGTAAAAGTAGATTATGCCTGTCATGTGGTAAAAGAAGGATTTCTTGTTGGGTATGGGCTTGATTATGCTGAAAAATACAGGGAGTTATCCGAAATTTACCACCTGAAATTATAA